Genomic window (Chryseobacterium bernardetii):
ATCTCCGATAATGATGATCTGATGTTTTAATCCTTCATCCATTAATTTTTTATGAACATCTAAAAGTCTGTCGTAGCCTTTTTGAGGATACACTGTTCCTATGGTTACAAAGGTTGGCAGGTCTTTGGAAAAAGGATAATCATTAATTTCAACTTCAGCTTTCCTAAGTGTATCCTGAGAATCAATAGGGTTGAATATTTTAACAACGGCCTGTTTTTCTTTTTCATTACGGGCCAGCTTCTGCATTTCTTCTTTAAGTTTGTTGGAAATGACCAGAATTTTGTCAAAATTGAAAAACTGCCTGATTATTTCTGGCGTATATTCTTTCAGATTAAAGATGTCATTCTGAACCCATACGATCTTTTTGGAGTCCTTTTGCGGGCTGGATAGTATTTCTTTATACATCCCATGGATAGCCGCTATTTCTACATCGTATTTTTTATTTTTCAGTATAAATTTATAGAGAAGGGAAGGGAATATCAGGAACATTTTCTGATATAGTACCCTGAATGCCTTCACTGGAATTTCATGAGGCCTGTTAGTGGTTATCATTTCCCCTTTCAGAAGATAATGGAGTTTTACCCAGGATGGAACTTCCTGTATGTACATTCCCGTATAGAGGTTAATCAAAAGATCAACTTCATATTTATCTTTGGGAAGGTTTTTGAGGAAGTTAATCAAAACTTTTTCTGCACCGCCATGGCGAAGGGAACCGATTCTAATAAGGATTTTCTTTTTTTCAGACATTTATTTTTTTATAGGTTTGTAGGTATGAGGGAGGTGTTCTTTTACATAAGCTTCCAGTTTAGGCCTGTCTGCTTCGAGTTCTCGCGGGTACATAACATTGTTTTTTAATGCTTTGTCTCCATATTCTTCAATAGTACAGATGAATTTTGCAGGAATCCCTGCATAGACCGTTCCGCTCGGCA
Coding sequences:
- a CDS encoding glycosyltransferase, whose translation is MSEKKKILIRIGSLRHGGAEKVLINFLKNLPKDKYEVDLLINLYTGMYIQEVPSWVKLHYLLKGEMITTNRPHEIPVKAFRVLYQKMFLIFPSLLYKFILKNKKYDVEIAAIHGMYKEILSSPQKDSKKIVWVQNDIFNLKEYTPEIIRQFFNFDKILVISNKLKEEMQKLARNEKEKQAVVKIFNPIDSQDTLRKAEVEINDYPFSKDLPTFVTIGTVYPQKGYDRLLDVHKKLMDEGLKHQIIIIGDGFDFENIHAKLNQLGLQDTVKMLGFRSNPYPYLKTSDFYVMSSRHEGFPTIIAEALILNKPVVSTDVSGIKDLLQDGKLGLITANSEDGIYKGMKQFLIHPELPKQYEKEIAETELPFVLEKSVAHLQEIIDYV